One Bacillus sp. FJAT-52991 genomic region harbors:
- the yidC gene encoding membrane protein insertase YidC → MKKSSIFVSLMVATVFILSGCQSAEQEGAFFHDYLVNPFVQLIHTLGQFLGNYGFAIIVITLAVRLILLPLMLNSSKKQQIMREKMEVVKPEMEKIQKRLKEAKSQEEQRKIQQEMMQLYQQHNINPFAMGCLPIFIQMPIWMGLYYAIRISEDIQAANFLWFKLGEPDIAMALIAGIMYFFQFKVSMINVPEQQKQQMKFIGLLSPIMILVISFSTPAALPLYWAVSGLFLVGQTWLSKKWYSTHPVTEGTKQK, encoded by the coding sequence TTGAAAAAATCATCTATTTTCGTTTCTTTAATGGTCGCCACGGTATTTATTTTATCAGGCTGCCAAAGTGCTGAACAGGAAGGGGCCTTTTTTCATGATTATTTAGTGAACCCTTTTGTACAGCTTATTCATACGCTAGGTCAATTTTTAGGTAATTATGGATTCGCTATTATTGTAATTACTTTAGCCGTGCGTTTAATTTTATTACCACTCATGCTGAATTCAAGTAAAAAGCAGCAAATCATGAGAGAAAAGATGGAAGTCGTTAAGCCAGAAATGGAAAAGATTCAAAAACGACTAAAAGAGGCAAAATCTCAAGAGGAACAGCGAAAAATTCAGCAAGAAATGATGCAGTTGTATCAACAGCATAATATTAATCCATTTGCCATGGGTTGTTTACCTATCTTCATACAAATGCCGATCTGGATGGGATTATATTATGCCATCCGTATTTCAGAAGATATTCAAGCAGCTAATTTCTTATGGTTTAAATTAGGTGAACCGGATATTGCCATGGCGTTAATTGCTGGAATCATGTACTTCTTCCAATTCAAAGTGTCTATGATCAATGTACCTGAACAACAAAAACAGCAAATGAAATTCATTGGCCTGTTGTCACCAATCATGATCTTAGTCATATCTTTTTCTACTCCTGCCGCCCTACCACTTTATTGGGCAGTCAGTGGACTATTCCTCGTTGGACAAACATGGTTAAGTAAGAAATGGTATTCTACACATCCAGTTACAGAAGGTACTAAACAAAAGTAG